A stretch of the Hippocampus zosterae strain Florida chromosome 18, ASM2543408v3, whole genome shotgun sequence genome encodes the following:
- the nrarpa gene encoding notch-regulated ankyrin repeat-containing protein A: MSQADVSTCSAPQRVFQEAVKRGNTKELHSLLQNMTNCEFNVNSFGPEGQTALHQSVIDGNLELVKLLVKFGADIRLANREGWSALHIAAFGGHQDIVLYLITKAKYSSGAR, from the coding sequence ATGAGCCAGGCGGACGTGTCCACATGTTCGGCCCCGCAGAGGGTCTTCCAGGAGGCGGTGAAGAGGGGAAACACCAAGGAGCTGCACTCGCTGCTGCAGAACATGACAAACTGCGAGTTCAACGTCAACTCGTTCGGACCCGAGGGCCAGACGGCGCTGCATCAGTCCGTCATCGACGGCAACCTGGAGCTGGTCAAGCTGCTGGTCAAGTTCGGCGCGGACATCCGGCTCGCCAACAGGGAGGGCTGGAGCGCACTGCACATCGCCGCTTTCGGGGGCCACCAGGACATTGTGCTATACCTCATCACCAAGGCCAAGTACTCCTCTGGGGCCCGGTGA
- the ambp gene encoding protein AMBP yields MRKIAFLASVLILACIWTIQALVLPEPTYPTQENFDLTRFLGTWHDVAVAKTCPHIDHHRMDSAIGKLVLQRGPADDKLEMIRTVLKNGTCKQKSGHYHLTTTPGHFHFTKWGTEVDAYVVHTNYEEYALMISVKERSPGQRSISVKLYSRTMDVRDTLLDDFKRLVREQGMSDDNIIIKQNKGHCEPEEQVEEPATVFEVSKRTRRDVAPTLALAEMELDGSGDNMLTFNGSEACSLGPEPGPCFGIKQHYFYNSSAMSCQKFIYGGCLGNKNNFKTERECLQRCRTEAVCRLPLSPVACTGEPLNWSFDSTLGECVPYKAGYCQTNGNRFYSKAECEEYCGLKVPKILEEE; encoded by the exons ATGCGAAAAATTGCGTTTCTGGCTTCTGTGCTTATCCTGGCATGCATCTGGACCATCCAGGCGCTTGTTCTCCCAGAACCTACATATCCTACCCAGGAGAATTTCGACCTAACCAGG TTTTTAGGGACTTGGCATGATGTTGCTGTGGCAAAGACATGCCCACATATCGACCACCACAGAATGGACTCTGCAATCGGCAAGCTGGTGTTGCAGAGAGGACCCGCCGACGATAAACTGGAAATGATAAGAACTGTTCTCAA AAATGGGACCTGTAAGCAGAAAAGTGGACACTATCATCTGACGACAACACcgggacattttcattttacga AGTGGGGCACTGAAGTAGACGCCTACGTGGTGCACACCAACTACGAGGAATACGCCCTGATGATATCCGTCAAGGAGAGGTCACCGGGCCAGAGAAGCATCTCAGTGAAGCTTTACA GTAGGACCATGGACGTGAGGGACACGTTGCTGGATGACTTTAAACGGCTGGTCAGAGAGCAAGGGATGAGCGATGACAACATTATCATCAAACAGAACAAAG gtCACTGTGAACCTGAAGAGCAGGTCGAAGAACCGGCAACTGTTTTTGAAGTAAGCAAA AGGACGAGGAGGGACGTTGCACCAACTTTGGCTCTGGCAGAAATGGAATTGGACGGTTCTGGTGATAACATGCTTACGTTCAATGGATCGG AGGCGTGCAGTCTAGGGCCGGAACCGGGGCCGTGTTTCGGCATAAAACAGCATTACTTCTATAACTCCAGCGCCATGAGCTGCCAGAAGTTTATATACGGAGGCTGTCTGGGCAACAAGAACAACTTCAAGACTGAGAGGGAGTGTCTGCAGAGGTGTCGCACTGAGG CGGTGTGTCGTCTCCCCCTGTCCCCTGTGGCGTGCACGGGCGAGCCCCTCAACTGGTCCTTCGATTCCACCCTTGGCGAATGCGTGCCTTACAAAGCGGGCTACTGCCAGACCAACGGCAACAGGTTCTACAGCAAAGCCGAGTGCGAAGAGTACTGCGGCCTAAAAG TTCCAAAAATCCTGGAAGAAGAGTGA
- the ptgdsa gene encoding prostaglandin D2 synthase a has translation MRTAEVAVVMVMFCTSMAHSDVKPQRDFNLQRFAGRWYRVGLAYDSPSFVQYRDKLRVSLGVVTAQASGNVNLTMWDATPAGCHSKMYYYEKTNIPGQFTYFSTRHNMVKDITVVETNYNEYALVLKHKVFHREYTQVALYGRTPRVRVEVIQKFKAFALSRGFPREAILTPPPADNCPPSPSG, from the exons ATGAGGACCGCCGAGGTGGCTGTTGTCATGGTGATGTTTTGTACATCAATGGCGCACAGTGATGTGAAGCCGCAGAGGGATTTCAACTTACAGAGG TTTGCAGGTAGGTGGTACCGCGTGGGCCTGGCATATGACTCACCGAGCTTTGTTCAGTACAGAGACAAACTGAGGGTCTCCCTGGGTGTCGTCACGGCGCAGGCAAGCGGCAACGTTAACCTCACGATGTGGGACGCCAC ACCTGCAGGGTGTCACAGTAAAATGTACTATTATGAGAAGACAAACATTCCAGGACAGTTCACCTACTTCAGTACAC GTCACAACATGGTGAAGGACATCACTGTCGTCGAGACAAACTACAATGAATATGCATTGGTGCTCAAACACAAAGTGTTTCACAGAGAGTACACCCAGGTGGCCCTCTATG GTCGCACTCCGAGGGTGAGAGTGGAAGTCATTCAGAAGTTCAAAGCCTTTGCTCTGTCTCGAGGATTTCCAAGGGAAGCCATTCTCACCCCACCGCCAGCAG ACAACTGCCCTCCATCGCCATCTGGATAA